The segment GAACGCCTTCACACTCGAAAGCTGTGGACAGGGGTCTGAAGAGGTCAAAGCTGAGAATGGGAAAAGCCATCTCTTGTCCAGCAAACTAACATGGACCGAAAGGAGCAGTGAGGAAAAGGATAAAGACCTGAACTTTAAGAACAACAAGCCACTCATCTCCCCACCTATAAGTGTGTGTTCTGCTGGTGATATCATGGATGAGCCGGAAAAGGATTTccacaaagaagaagacatgGAAAATAAGGTTATCCAAGAGAGACATTTCCTCCCTgtcaaagaggaggaggaggaagaggaagagggaagAGATGTAATTCATGACGAGTTAGAGGACAACATTAAGCATGAAACTCCTCTGGGAAACAATAACACTGATCCAGGCGTGATGGAACATGCTGAAAGGGAGGCTGAGACAAATGGGGGCCACACACAGCCAGTTCCTGTTGGAAATCTTCTTAATGGCTGTCACAGCACCTCTGGGCCTGAGAGGGTGTCTTCACCCTCATCCAAGCAGACGACCACCATCACAAATAGGACTGCCAGGCCCTTTTTCTCACCACCCACAGTGCACTCTCCAGAGGCAGTCAGTCCTGTCATGGACATCCCACCTCCTCCGTCTTACTCCACTCCTTCCCTCCCTGCTTCCACTGTGACTCAACCTGTGATgttctcacctccacctccgCCTCCGTCATATCCCACACCTCCTCTGCCAGCCTTCACGAACCATCCCCCACGGGGCTTCTACTCAAGTCCACCTCCAATGTCTCCTGCCAcgtccccctcctctcctccaccaTCCCACTTCCCTGTTTCTCAGTATCCACCCATGCCCCACTGTGGCCCTCCCATAGCACCAAAGCCCTCCACCTTTGTTCCTCAGCCTGCTGGAGAGAAGAAGCTGATAACAGCGATCAAAACAGGAATACTTGAAGAAAGTGCCGCCAGGAGGGCTAGTAGAAAGGCAATGTTCACATTCAAAGAGAAGCCAGTGGTAGCTCCAAACCCTGAACTGCTCTCGCTGGTGCAAGGGGTGGATGAAAGGAAGAAACATGGACTAAGATCTGTGCCAGAGCCAGCATCAGAAGAGGAGCTACTGGCTCTGGGTGCAGAGGCCTCCAATTTCCTTGCCAAAGAAGAGGACAGGGCGGAGGGAGCAAATGCTCCAGAGTGGGCCTCCTGTCTCAAGAGCTCAAGAACCCGACCAAGGACGGAGCACCGGCCAGAGCAGAATCTCTCCAATGTGTCTGGAAAAGGGGCTGAGCTGTTTGCCAAGCGGCAGTCCAGGATGGAGAAATATGTTCTTGAGAATCAGAATGCAGGAAAAATTAGGTCACCCTCCCCTACGATGTCTCTGCCACCATCTTGGGTTTACCCATCAAATATGCCTGGAAGGGTGAAAGCCATTGCTAAAAACTCTGACATGAGCGCTCAGCTTTCACAGAATCTAAAGGCCCAACAAGCAGTCAAACAAAAACCACAGCCCAAAGCTGCTCTGCCAGAGACGGTTCCAGAACCGCCTCCTTTGGAAAATGGTTGCTCCAAGATAGAAATGGACCTCTCAAGGCACCGACCTTACCAGATTAACTCTTCCCTCTTCACCTTTAACCCAGCTAAAGACCCAATTAGTACCCTACCCAGAGGAGCACCACAGGCCAAGAGCATTATTCCCACCCATACTTACTCCAGACAAACTTCTCTGCCTAACAACCCTCCATCTCACTTCAGTACCCACAGCATGTCTCCTCAAATGCCTCTTAGTCCCACAGGAGCATCAGATTCAGCTTCTGGACATCCAAGAATCAGTTCTCCTATGACTGCCTTTTCTCCAGAGCGAGTATCCTCTCCTCGGTCGGGAGTACAGGCACCAAGGCCCACGTTTTCTGCCAAGAAGGCAGGAATTATGCCACAGGTGTGGAAACCCTCTCTTTACCACTTTTAGAAAATTTGTGCATTTTGGGGGAACTGGAAATAATgtagaaattaaacaaatggcTGAAAACTGAAATATCTTTTACTAGCTTTAAAATTTACTGCACTTTGTTTAAACTCGTGCCTTGTTCCTCTTGTGCCTTTATTAGTACCTGCTCTTTTAGATTTATGTAGGAAAAGTTGTTGCAGTCATGCTTATCATGAAACATTGGATGAATTAGATGAATTACTCACTCAGTCATTTCAGCTAAGGCTGAACTGCTCAGCACATTGTACAATAATTTAGGAATCAATGAGCCTTAAGTGACCTGTGAATACATAGTATAATTGTATTTTTACCTCATTATCCACATACCCATAATTAACCTCGGAAAATTAAAACTGTGTGTTGGTGTAATCAAAATAAATTCATATCCCCAAAGCAGATAACATAAAAGCACTTAAAAACATCCattttcagaacattttcaaacaagaaaacaacttCACACTGTTTCCACTGGGCACCATAATGTTGCTGCTTCACAAAGCACTTTAACAGATGGTCTAGCATCTGCTTTATGATCTATGATTTGCAATTTAATGACGCTCACTGGCATGAAAGTTGCAGTAAGAGAAGTCTTTTACGTCTTTATGTCTTCAGGGTAATTTACTTTGCTTTCCAGTATGTTTTACCTAAATAtatggtgtgtgtttggatgCTATTGTGTTTCAGATCTACAGGCTGGATTTAAATTTGCATCATGAATCTACACGTATCTTGTTGTTACATCTTACAGAAGTAATTCCTCAGACTAAAGTGTTTGTGACTGTGTATTTTTAAACAACTTGATTCACTGCTCTTTTCTGCTGTTATACTGTCTCTTATAACTGGTATTTTCTGTAAGATTGAATCTTTCCTTCCTTCATTAAACCTTTATGCTAACACTCTGCAGTGActtcttcctccttttcctcgTCTCCTAACTTTACTTGACCTGTCTCAGCCACTGATttcaccatttatttatttttatgtaacttTCATCTCTTTTCTGCTATCACCAGGATGTCTCtcttaaatacacaaataatttACAAGTGCCAGGAGTCCATTTCAGAACTTAATATGTGACATTTTGAGCACTGAAATTACCACTATAGTTTTCTACAAGAAGATATTTTTAAACGCTAACAGTAACAGGAACCTGTGGTTTGGTCTTGTTGATTTTGAGGAGCTCAGGCATTAAGACAAATGCTATAACCCTTGACCTGAGTCACATTTCTTCCAACAAAGCACTTAACTTTTGTAATATGACCACCAACATTCATCTTACAAGATTAGAACGTCCATAGAAACTGATACTTGCTCTTTAGTATTTATCACAACACATTCTCTTTAGATTATTATCCCAAGCAAAGATAGTTAGTGCTTAATTAGTATGGACACAAGATGGAATTCAACCCTTGCTTCAGTTGAGTAACTTCATATCCCTGCAAAGGTTAGCCACCTCAGGAGGACCAGATGACGGTAACTTGAGAGGGACACTAAAGACTGGGCCTAACCTTGCAAGCATCCAGGCTTACTGAGGGATGGGGACACACAGACATGTTGCGAATGCATCTGGGGCTCACACTGAACACATAAATACCATTTTATCTAAAAAGGGAATAAATTATCACCATTACTGAATTGTTCTTATGGATTCTTACGTCTTACAGCTGACAACATTGGTCAGTTAATGAACAAACATCCTGTAATTGTCAAATCTAAACCTTAAATTGGACTTGATTAAGGACATTTGTGTATTTGGTCCAATGGTGTACAAGTAGCATAATACAATATCAAGTTAATTTTACaatctgtagtttttttttcaaatgtcttATTTCaagaatcaaaatcaaaattatATGTCATGTTCCAACAGGCATCAAAGGAGTCCTTCCCTGGTGAAATTCCCAGTAAGACACCCACACCAATCAGCACACCCAGTCTCACCAGACGTATCAGCAGCCCAGATGGCCCAACCAGTGGAATCTGGACCTCCAGCCCGCAAACAAACCGAGCTTCCACCACCATCAGCGGCTCTATCCGCTCAGTCATTTCTCCTGTGACCTCTCCTAGCAGTACAAGATGCCAGTCACCTATGATTGGTCAGAACATCCAGTGTCCCACTGCTGCCTCCACTTCTACACCTAGACCTTCCCAAATGGCTGCAGTCACCTCTCCATGCTCTCCTCCTTGGGGTTCAAGATGCCAGTCTCCAATGCTCAATCAACCCCCCACCACGTCCTCCATCCCTGCTTTCACACCACTCGAAATCTCTAAAACTCATtatcctctttctcctccttgGGGTGCACGATGCCAGTCTCCAATGGTGAGCCAGAACAAGTCCTCCACTACTGCCTCTTTTTCTGCTACAAGACCCTCCAGAACATCTACAGCCACTTCCCCATGCTCCCCTCCTTGGGGATCAAGATGTCAGTCCCCAGCAGTGTGCCAGAATATCAAGTCTTCCACCATTTCCTCTGGTTCTACATCCAGACCCTCCCATACGCCTCCTTGGGGATCAAGATGTCAGTCACCATCAGCAAGCCAGAATAAACAGTCTTCCACTTTCTCTATCAACACATCCAGACCATCCCCAACATCTACAGGCACATCTCCTTCTGGTGCACTATGCGGCTTACGTTCCCAGTCACCTGCACTCTTTCAAAGCAATTCTTCCTTTCCTTCCACTAAACCTCTATACACATCCTCTGCCACCTCTCCTCCCCCACAACCAAAAGACAGTTGTTGCATGTCTCCCATTGTTAATAATCTAGACTCTAAAACCAACCATCGGCTTCTGGCAAAAAATATTATCAATGCAGCCAAACGTAAAAACAGCCCTTCACCTGGTGCACTGAGTGGTCACAACCTCCCCATCTCACCTGTGGGAAACGCCAACCATGACTGGCACAAACCACCCATCAGCCACTTCCAGTCACGAGCATTGGGGGCACAGTCTCCTACTTTCACCAGTCCTCCTCCCACTCCCACTCAGAGAATCTGCTCACCTGTGCGGCTCTACAACACCCGCTCTCTGACCGACTCGGACGCCTCTGTTGAGTCTGAAGACTCAGGCCTTCGGTCGCCTGGCCTGCACTCCTACAACACCTGCCCCCGCGGCTGGGGTGGGAGCCTGAGGGTCAAGAGAAGCACCGTCTCCACCGACCTGTGAGAGTGTTACTGTGTgttaaataagaaagaaaattcaGTTTTCATAGACTTTTGTGGCATTGAATCACCCAGAGGAAGAGTATCTGGTAAAGTTTTAGAAGAGTTACCTTTCCTTTATGTTGCCTGCTGATCCTAGATCACGGTAAATGTTGTACCAAAGTAGTTTTCGTATTTCTTTTGGCTCACAGGCCTAGTATAGACTGACAAGAACAagctttttataaaacacagttGCTGTGGCTTGTACGCTTCTTACATACCAAAGAGTGCAACATAACTAAAGACAatgaaattcattttaaaatagtatgatactttttacacctttaCCACAAACAAACCTTCAGCACAACATATTTGATTAATCATATATGAATGATTATATTTGTTGGTCTGATACAAgtcaaaatgggaaaaaaatttaaGGCATTAAAGGGACGCCTAAAACAAGAAGGTTCAATGGACTGTTCAGTTCTTAGTTTGAGGCATTcacattgtgttgttttaatataacataaaaatgacTATACAGTCAGTTCATAATGAATACTGATTCCTTAGTTTCCatcacaaaaacacagcaaTGCCACTCGTATCGTTATACACAGTAAAGGAATTCACCAGTTCATTTTAATCAGtgtaaattaatcaaattcACAATGATCACAGTGCAATAATCACTTTAAcacaatgtatatatatatatatatatatatatgttgctCTACAAACTGAACttgatttaaatgaatgtaAGCTTTACAGACCAATTCAGACAGAAGGACAGAAAAGAGGGGAGTGCTGAACAGGAAGCGCTCTGCGGAGATTAAAACGCCTTTTCCATCAAGCACTGCGGACATGCTTCAAGAGGAAGTTTTCATAGTTGTTGTAttttgtgtgcttgttttgtTGCTTGTAATGGTGGCCAATAGT is part of the Melanotaenia boesemani isolate fMelBoe1 chromosome 7, fMelBoe1.pri, whole genome shotgun sequence genome and harbors:
- the LOC121643218 gene encoding mucin-2, with the translated sequence MEKGHMSIRRGVSWSPGGLRKPLQLRQDMHTPETDHNTSWEKTGLNKEHMSRKTNLTRSASLSEKELKEARVRSQIIAAQLTIPSNSSSKGVQLFNRRKQRVNAFTLESCGQGSEEVKAENGKSHLLSSKLTWTERSSEEKDKDLNFKNNKPLISPPISVCSAGDIMDEPEKDFHKEEDMENKVIQERHFLPVKEEEEEEEEGRDVIHDELEDNIKHETPLGNNNTDPGVMEHAEREAETNGGHTQPVPVGNLLNGCHSTSGPERVSSPSSKQTTTITNRTARPFFSPPTVHSPEAVSPVMDIPPPPSYSTPSLPASTVTQPVMFSPPPPPPSYPTPPLPAFTNHPPRGFYSSPPPMSPATSPSSPPPSHFPVSQYPPMPHCGPPIAPKPSTFVPQPAGEKKLITAIKTGILEESAARRASRKAMFTFKEKPVVAPNPELLSLVQGVDERKKHGLRSVPEPASEEELLALGAEASNFLAKEEDRAEGANAPEWASCLKSSRTRPRTEHRPEQNLSNVSGKGAELFAKRQSRMEKYVLENQNAGKIRSPSPTMSLPPSWVYPSNMPGRVKAIAKNSDMSAQLSQNLKAQQAVKQKPQPKAALPETVPEPPPLENGCSKIEMDLSRHRPYQINSSLFTFNPAKDPISTLPRGAPQAKSIIPTHTYSRQTSLPNNPPSHFSTHSMSPQMPLSPTGASDSASGHPRISSPMTAFSPERVSSPRSGVQAPRPTFSAKKAGIMPQASKESFPGEIPSKTPTPISTPSLTRRISSPDGPTSGIWTSSPQTNRASTTISGSIRSVISPVTSPSSTRCQSPMIGQNIQCPTAASTSTPRPSQMAAVTSPCSPPWGSRCQSPMLNQPPTTSSIPAFTPLEISKTHYPLSPPWGARCQSPMVSQNKSSTTASFSATRPSRTSTATSPCSPPWGSRCQSPAVCQNIKSSTISSGSTSRPSHTPPWGSRCQSPSASQNKQSSTFSINTSRPSPTSTGTSPSGALCGLRSQSPALFQSNSSFPSTKPLYTSSATSPPPQPKDSCCMSPIVNNLDSKTNHRLLAKNIINAAKRKNSPSPGALSGHNLPISPVGNANHDWHKPPISHFQSRALGAQSPTFTSPPPTPTQRICSPVRLYNTRSLTDSDASVESEDSGLRSPGLHSYNTCPRGWGGSLRVKRSTVSTDL